In Alkalimarinus alittae, the DNA window AAAGGATGTAGCGTTAAATGGCTTAGTTTACATTTCAAATTTACATGGCTCAAAATTTAGTATTAGTCTTACGGTAAAGTTAATTGCAAGTTTTTCGGGTGACTCTATAGCGCCAGTTATTCATGGCCAAGCTGCTTGGATTGAGGAAATGGTTGAATTAGAGTCTTTCCCATGGGAATAATCAGCTAACAAGGCCAAGCAACATCAACCACTTCGTGGTTTGGACAGCCTTGCAGCCGCGATTTTTGTGCATGGCTACGCCATTATTGCACAAAAATCACAACTACAAGTCTGCCGTTGTTGGCAGCGTTAGGTGTGCTACCAGACTGTATTTATGATGTTTTTGGCTTTAAATTGTGTGCGGTTGCGAACCAAAAACAGTGCAAAAGTTAAGCATTGAAAGTATCGTACGTTAATGCGTTTGAGTCGTGGGATAGCCCACATTAGCGATTGGAAATAGAGTTTAAAATTCTTCGCTTCGGTCTTCGTGCAATCAGGATAGAGTGGAGTGAAAATTAAAGGGTGTAGGTCACGGGAATAAGAGCCTTTGGTGCAAAGGTCAACGTCTTAAGTGACATCCACACCTAACAATAAGCAGCATAGGACAACAACAAAACCGGCCAAAAAGACGGCCGCCTTTGTTGTTGCCCATGTGCAAGGCGTTAGGTGTGCTAAATTATTGTATTTGTAGTGAATATTTCGAAGGGTTGTAGGTGTTCGAACCAAAATCATTGCAAAAGTTAAGTGCTGTAAATACCGTAATTTATTACGCTTGAGTTGTGGGGCAGCCCACATTAGCGTTTGAAAATAGAAATCAAAATTCTTCGCTTCGGTCTTCGTGCAAACACGCTAGAGTGGAGTAAAAATTAAAGGGTGTGAGTCACGGGAATAATAGCCTTTGGAGTAAAGGTCAAAATCTGAAGTGACGTCCACACCTAACAATAAGCATCATAGGAAAATTAATAAAAGCGGCCAAAAAGACGGCCACGTTTATTAATTTCCCATGTGCAAGGCGTTAGAATTTTAAAATAAGGAAGCATTATGCAGTGCCCAAAATGTAGAAATATAGATTTGAAGCCTACGAAAATGGAAGAAGGGCTTCCCGTTATGGGGTGCCCTGAGTGCGAGGGCTCTTTGCTGTCATTACTCTACTATCGCGATTGGGCGGAAAGAAATGAGCCAATAGAGCAGAGTGATAAAATTGATGCTGATGTAACTGTTGAAAGCGATGCTAAAACAGCACTTTCTTGCCCAAAGTGCAGTAAATTAATGACAAAGTACTCCATATCTAGCGATCACAAAAACCGTATTGACCTCTGTGGTTTCTGTGATGAAGCATGGCTGGACGGTAGTGAATGGAAGCTACTAAAGTCTTTAGAGCTTGCCCATAAGCTTCCAAAGGTTTTTACAGACCAATGGCAAAGAAATGTACGAGGGCAAAAAATGGAAACTATGAAAGTTGAGCGGTTGAAAAAGCTAGTTGGGGAAAGTGATACAGCTAAAGCCGTAGAGATAAGAGATTGGCTTAAAAACCACGAGAAAAAAGTGCCAATTGTTCAGTTCATAGGTTCGGAGTAAATAAATTCTAACCAGAAGCTCAAACGGACAAATATTCGCTGTCACTTTTTATGCAAAAACACGCATAAAAACCGCCATCAAACATTTGCCGTTTAGCAAAGCGTTAGGTGTGCTACCAAGCTGTATTAATAGTGTTTTTGTTTTAAAGCGTGTACGGTTTCGATCAAAAAACAGTGCAAAAGTTAAGCGTTGAAAGTATCGTATTTGAATACGCTTGAGTTGTGGGGCAGGCCACATCAACGGTGAATTTAGAATCTAAACGTCTTCGCTTCAGTCTTCGTGAAAAATGGATAGAGCGAAGTAAATATTAAAAGGTATGGATCACGGGAATAAGAGACTTTGGAGCAAGTACCAAAGTCCGAAGTGACTTCCACACCTAACCAAAAGCAGCATAGGACAACAACAAAATCGGCCAAAGAGACGGCCGCTTTTGTTGTTGCCCATGTGCAAGGCGTTATGTGTGCTAAGTCCTTGTATTTGTGATGTAAATTCCAAAGGATTGTAGGTGTTCGAACCAAATTCAGTGTAAAAGTTAAGTGCTGAAAATACCGTAATTTACTACGCTTTAGTTGTGGGGCAGCCCACATTAGCGATTGAAAATAGAAATCAAAATTCTTCGCTTCAATCTTCGTGCAAGATGGATGAAGTGGAATAAAAATTAAGGGTGTGGATCACGGGAATAAGAGCCTTTGGAATAAAGGTCAAAGTCCGAAGTGGCGTCCACACCTAACAATAAGCATCATAGGAAAATTAATAAAAGCGGCCAAAAAGACGGCCACGTTTATTAATTTCCCATGTGCAAGGCGTTATGAGCTGTAAGTATGAATGAAGAGTGGAACTTCGAAGAGAAATCATCAAGGTCAACCAAGGCCACAGTTTTACTGATAGTCTCTTTCGTAATTGGGGTTTCAGTTTGGGCCTACTTCTTTCCTGTTATTACTTATTCCGCCGTATTTTGGGTAGGTATTGTTTTAATGGGCTTACCTCTTTATTGTGCTGCTGAGGGTTTAGGTAACTTAGGTTTAGATCGTAAATTTATTAAAAACTGGCCTAGGTTTTTACGTTTAACTTATGGGGTTATTTGGGTATTAATTTGTATGGCTATTTGCATAGCTGTCATTGGTGTTTTGTCATCAATGCTCGTGCAATGACCGCAACTATGCTCATAACCAAAAGCACCAACGGACTCCATAATCTGTCGCGGTTTTTGCAAAGAAACGCAAAAAGCCCCGCCAAATTATTACGCCGTTGTGCTAGGCGTTAGAGGTCTTTAGGTAAAAGGAAGCATTATGAAAAAGTGTCCACATTGTGAAGAAAAGTCGATTCCATTATTGCACGTAATCGATTCGTCACCTGATATTGGTGCTGTTTGCACTAGTTGTGGAAAGCAATCTAGCGTTGAATTTGGTGCTTCATTTTTAAATTTACTAATGCACTTTACGCTAATTTTTTACGTATGGACCACTATAAAAAGTGGCAGTGAATATAGCCTTATAGGAACATATATTGTAATGGCAATTCTAATTGAAGCTATCTATATTTGGACTGCTCCATTCTCAATAAAGCAAGATAATATGATTAAGCTCATTAGTCGAAGCTTAATTGCAGTAGTGTTGGGGTTGGTTTCTGTGTCCGTAATAATCGGACAATTGAACCTCTAACAAGGCGTTCAATGATCAGCCAACAAGTTGGCTTGGACAGTCACTACTGCGGCCTTTTTGGTGTATGTCGCTTCGCGCCATTTTACACCAAAAATTCCTCCGCAGTGCCTGCCCATTAACGCGGCGTTATACGAAAAAATATGACTCATACTAAGCATCTTACACATGCAAGACTTCTACTTTTTGTTGGGAGTGCTATATTAGCAATATTGTTTTTCACCATTGTGGCATTAGAAGTATGGTCATTGATTGTGCCGTTTCTAATTGTTGCACTAATAGTAAATCTCCACATAGATTCAAAACTATCTGAATTTTGTTGTCCTCAATGTAAAAAACAGGTTTATTTAGCTTCAAAATCATATAAATCAGCAACAACTGGAAAGTGTCCTCATTGTGGGGTTAAGCTTGTATAACCAGTGCATGTTGCATCAGCCACTGCGTGGCTTGGACAGCTTTGCTACGCGGCTTCGCCGCTTCACAAAACTGCCGCAAATGCAGGCGTTAGGTGTGCTACCAGACTGCATTTATGGTGTTTTTTTCTTAAAACGTGTGCGGTTTAGTCCTAAAAGCAGTGCAAAATTTAAGTGTTGAGAATACCGTAAAGTTACCTGCTTGAGTTGTGGGGCAGCCCACATTAACGGTTGAAAATAGTGTTTAAAATTCTTCGCTTCAATCTTCGTGCAAGATGGATGAAGTGGAATAAAAATTAGAAGGTGTGGAACACGGGAATAAGAGCCTTTGGAATAAAGGTCAAAGTCCGAAGTGACTTCCACACCTAACCAGTAGCAGCATAGGACAACAACAAAAGCGGCCAAAGAGAAAAAGCTGGCCGTTTTTGTTGTTGCCCATGTGCAAAGCGTTATGTTTTCTAATCGCCCAAAAGGGGGAATATGAGTAATTATTTCAAAGATATATCTACTTTTTGGAAAGATAGTGACTATGCAAGAGAAGAGTATATAAACGAAACGCCAAGTGCTGAATTGGTTAAAGAAATAGAAAAAGAGCTTGGATACAAACTCCCTGATTCTTATGTCGAGTTAATGCAAAGCCAAAATGGCGGTATCCCTATAAATACATGCTTCCCAACAAATGAGGCTACGTCTTGGGCAGATGATCACGTAGCAATTCACGGCATTCTGGGAATAGGTAGAGAGAAAACCTATTCTCTTTGTGGTGAGGTTGGCAGTAAGTTCATGATAGATGAATGGGAATATCCTGATATTGGTATTTACTTCGGCGATTGCCCATCAGCTGGTCATGATATGTTTTGCCTAGACTATAGAGCCTGCGGCAAAAATGGAGAACCACAGGTGGTTCACGTAGATCAAGAAGATGATTATAAAATTACCTTTTTAGCAAGCAGCTTCGAAGAATTCATTAAAGGGTTAGTTAATGATGAGGCCTTCGATTAAAACAAAAAACATAACAAACAGCTCCACCGGACTCCGTAATGTTTGCACCTTTCCTGCAAAAATACGCAGTAAAGTCGCCAACATTACTACGCGCGGTGAGCTGGGCGTTAGTGGTTCCAAATCGCATATTTTTAAGTGGTCAGTTGTTTAAAGCGTCCTAGTTTTGGGGCGCTAAATCGCAGGTGTTTTGAATTCAGTTCTTAAACGAACGCTTGCGGTAAGTTAAGTTGAGCCAATCGGCATTTTTTAAATGTGTACGTTTCGTTTGGCTGGGTAAATCGTCATAATCTGGCGGTACAAAATTAAAGGTAGTGATGGCTAACTGGAACTAATTCAAGCCATCAATATTTAAACCGTTAGTACCTAGAACTAGGGCAGTTCTAATCAACATCCTAGGGCTACAGCACTAACCAGGCTAAGCAATGGACTCCGCAAACTGTCACGCTTTTTGTTCCAAAAAGCCCGCCAGTTTGCTCCGCCATTGTTAGCGGCGTTAGTGGTTCCAAACCGCATATTTTTAAGTGGTCAGTTGTTTAAAGCTTCCTAGCTTTGGGTAGCTAAACCGCAGGTGTTTCGGGTTCAGTTTATAAGCGAACGCTTGCGGCAAGTTAAGTTGAGCCAATCGACATTTTTTAAATATGTACGTTTCGTTTGGCTGGGTAAATCGTCATAATCTGGCGGTACAAAATTAAAGGTATCGAAGGCTATCTGGAACTAATTCAAGCC includes these proteins:
- a CDS encoding TFIIB-type zinc ribbon-containing protein, with translation MQCPKCRNIDLKPTKMEEGLPVMGCPECEGSLLSLLYYRDWAERNEPIEQSDKIDADVTVESDAKTALSCPKCSKLMTKYSISSDHKNRIDLCGFCDEAWLDGSEWKLLKSLELAHKLPKVFTDQWQRNVRGQKMETMKVERLKKLVGESDTAKAVEIRDWLKNHEKKVPIVQFIGSE
- a CDS encoding SMI1/KNR4 family protein, translating into MSNYFKDISTFWKDSDYAREEYINETPSAELVKEIEKELGYKLPDSYVELMQSQNGGIPINTCFPTNEATSWADDHVAIHGILGIGREKTYSLCGEVGSKFMIDEWEYPDIGIYFGDCPSAGHDMFCLDYRACGKNGEPQVVHVDQEDDYKITFLASSFEEFIKGLVNDEAFD